The window tttatgcaaaatatacaACACTATAATAACATTAAGTCTAAGTATATTGAATCAAGTTGAAATTCGTAAACGTTGTGAATTAGAATGGATGCGGTAATTATAAcctacaattaattatttaagtaatagcGACTTAATGACTAATGACtttaattagatatttatgTAAGTAGATCTTTTACTCTTAGTGTTATGTATTGAGTGTTACTGTAAGTAATGTTTAggtatgtttgtattttgaaaaattttagcTAGGTAAGTATCTAAATATTCCTTAATtatctatctaatagtgttgatGATGtgtgataattaaaatgatatgtactTTAGGGATAAACGGACCAGTAGGAGCTAATTAAAGTCATATTGATTCAAAAATTTGCTTTAAACCACTGATaatcaaattacttatttagttaatataagtaacattcatttataattcGGAGTAcctatgtaatatttaattgtgtttGGTCATGAATCTTAGCACCTGATCCATATTGGGCTACTAGGGGATAGAGAGTGGAGCATcttgaattatgaatattttgatttaatactGACTCGCCTGTaaaactgcctcagtggcgtaattgtactgcaAGCGCGGTACAAAAGCGCACACAACATACAAATTTGTGCCCGACgtggcgttaggctcgccctctctcatgatgggacggaacacacttagcgaaaagtgggtgccttggttgcgctcTCTGCATTACCCCTTCCGGGATagatgcgtgatgtgtatgtgtgtgtgtttatgaaatataataaaacgtacGTTTACGTAGTAAGCATAAGTCtttatttgctataaaaatataattaccaatatttgtttgaattattgGAAGTGTCATTACTTGGTATTGCTGTACATAGTGTTAAGGTAATTACCCTGGCGTCACTCGTCTCATTTTACAATCGACTATCAGTTTCAGCTAATTTGTGAATTCGTTTACATTTCGCCAGCGGCGACGAGAGAATGATAGTTATTATTCTTCCAACCTGAgtgtaagactaggcagtatagACGGAAGATTGCAGCCTGTCCTCGggacgaataaataaaaaaaatatatatgtgacATTTGACAGTTGACAGCAGTCAGCAGTCATAATATATATCCAAAAAAATCTGTCTCTACATCTCGTTGTTGAAAAaggaagaattaaaaatattgttgtgttaCTGCATCCATTAATATTTTCCAGTTAAAATCCAAAATGTCCTTATTCGTAAAACAGTTGGCTCGTAGGGTAagtagtaattatttatgtggttttattaacactgataattatcattttacacTCAttgtaaacacatttatttcatattcagGTCATCAGCCCTGCACTAACGACCGCTAAGAAAGTAAATTTTTCCACAAGTAAGTGTTAAAAATCAACTTAGTTACATAACCTATAAAACGCCGACTAAAGTTCTCACTGATTTATTCTAATGAATTTCTATTACCGACAAAGAATATCATAATCTTCTGCAATACTAATGaccatacataatatgtaatataaagacGAAACTTTTTATATCCAATGTGGTCATTGTAAGCTTTAATGttcagtattattttgtattaattatagttattcGGAATATTCTTGGAAACATAGTTAGGTCAGATAAAAAAGTTaacttatacattttttctttaaatgtgTGACGTTGAagtcattaattattcattgaaTGAGTATTTGATCTTGACTCTTTAACCctgtttttgataatttttatcatttataattcaattactatatttatataaactttaacacaAAAAGTAGAAAATTAgcatgattataaaaaaaatattttgtatgtgcAGCCAGTGCAGTTTTTGCTCCGAGGGTACAAAAGCCAGCTCCAGATTTCTGTGCCACGGCAGTTGTAAACGGTGAATTCAATCAGTTGAAATTAGCAGATTTTTCTGGAAAATATGTGGTTCTGTTCTTCTACCCATTGGACTTGTAAGTTGATGAtcgtacttaaatatttttctttgttttgtttatttaaaaatgctgtAAGGGTGGTTTATAACGTAAGATTGGTGAATGTGATACAATCTTACTTACTACATTCAGATTTCTCTGAATTAAACTTTTTGCTTGGCGTTATTGACCATCCACCCTGATACCTTCAGCGAGAAGGTGGTCGAGTCTTTCTGTTGTTCCCTGTGTATGAAAAATGTGTCCCATAaaactgctcaatattatagaCACATAGTATACCTTAATAGCAGTACATCCTTTCACGCAAGTGAAGTCACAAGcaacttttataaaatgcaaACAAACTGGTGCATAATTCCCATAGtttactttaaatgttttatctaaATTTAAAGATAGACTTGTGTTTTAGAATAAAGGAAATTGAACTAGATTAAAAAGTctagtttgatataaaatattcaattctcTTTAATTATACTAATGATATAAAATGTTCTATTTTACAGCACATTTGTCTGCCNNNNNNNNNNNNNNNNNNNNNNNNNNNNNNNNNNNNNNNNNNNNNNNNNNNNNNNNNNNNNNNNNNNNNNNNNNNNNNNNNNNNNNNNNNNNNNNNNNNNNNNNNNNNNNNNNNNNNNNNNNNNNNNNNNNNNNNNNNNNNNNNNNNNNNNNNNNNNNNNNNNNNNNNNNNNNNNNNNNNNNNNNNNNNNNNNNNNNNNNNNNNNNNNNNNNNNNNNNNNNNNNNNNNNNNNNNNNNNNNNNNNNNNNNNNNNNNNNNNNNNNNNNNNNNNNNNNNNNNNNNNNNNNNNNNNNNNNNNNNNNNNNNNNNNNNNNNNNNNNNNNNNNNNNNNNNNNNNNNNNNNNNNNNNNNNNNNNNNNNNNNNNNNNNNNNNNNNNNNNNNNNNNNNNNNNNNNNNNNNNNNNNNNNNNNNNNNNNNNNNNNNNNNNNNNNNNNNNNNNNNNNNNNNNNNNNNNNNNNNNNNNNNNNNNNNNNNNNNNNNNNNNNNNNNNNNNNNNNNNataccaaatttcatctgaatacgttgggtagttttgagtttaacacgttcaggcagccagatgcagcggggactttgttttataatatattattatagaactttttaagaggaacaatcccgtcatactcattcatcattgttgtataactttgaCCGTATACGCAGCGAACGCAACGGAAGTTCttataactaataatttttccccgtttttgtaacatgtttcattactgctctgctcctattgggtatagcgtgatgatatatagcctatagcactccacgaacaaagggctatcctacacaaaaagaatttttcagattgacccggtagttcctgagattagccattactgctctgctcctattgggtatagcgtgatgatatatagcctatagcactccacgaacaaaagggctatccaacgcaaaaagaatttttcagattgacccggtagttcctgagattagcgcgttcaaacaaacaaacaaacaaacaaactcttcagctttatataatagtatagatttcatgtataactttggtgtttctataccgatttctatgattcttttttatggaatatttaataatgttaacttttttaattagggatgactgagagtgttatatacgtaagagtagacaaatataatgagaaagcttccaactgctaagctatcgggagttacacgtgttattgtgagtcaaccataaaagatagacatatgctgtcgtgggatattttttacataattttaaggagaacatttccgtcatacatgatttctgcgtagctttaagcattaaggttgcacacgcgacggaagcttaaaaaatggagtaacttctcccgttttcccaacatttcccttcactgctctgctcctattaattgtagcgtggtgaaaagtatactataaccagcacaggagtatgacaaataattgtaccaagtttcgttaaaatccgtcgagtagtttttgtttctataacggttatacagacagacagacagacagacagacagacaaaaattttactaattgcatttttggcatcagtatcgatccctaatcacccctgatagttattttattttggaaataagtatatttcatgtacagaattgacctctctacagatttattataagtatagatatagaagatgTGGATGTTTGCGAACATTTTTGAATGTTAAGATGTTTGTTAATAGTAAACGCAGACATTgctaaacggatttagatgaactTTGTCACACCGATAGATTTTTCACAGATTATCACATGGGCCACTTTTTAACCCGGCAATTTGCTTCCGTggaaaatatttcgattttattatatattatttaaaatggatGGCGCTGCCGtcgtacagatggcgctattgATCAGTGATTAAGCCGCTTCTGTTATACGTACACTGTAAAGTGCATCCACTGCACCTGAGGGTAAGTGGAGAAGGGCCCAATAGAATTTCAACTGaagtgattacccctcggcagtcgacacacttatgccggcctattagaaccggatatatataggctgatcccggaacgcgacacacttacgtaggcaaCTATGGTGGGGTTTAACACGttggtggttgctatccgaaCGGATGTACTATATCCTATCACCTGCTTTAGAAGTGGGAAAGATTTCCACACAGCTGAAGCCGTGAGCatcagctagtaatatataaaaatattccgtGAAGTAGTACTTACATTACGAACTAACAATTCACGGGTGCCTGAGGGACCGCCTGGATCCGTTTTTGATATATCAGCCGCCGTcagttacaaataattaaacggaatttaattttgtagatGGATAATATTTCTGGGTATGGAAAGCTCAGAATAACATTTAAGATTCGCGTTGTCTGTTGTATGTTACTTAGGTAAAATTCGTTTGAAAGACTCACTGTGAAGCTAAGTATACTAACTACTAGTTTTCACCCCCGGCTCCGCCCACGTCAAATAGCTtttcctatataaaaatatctatatcactcaggagtaatatagctttctattagtgaaagaatttttaaaatcagtttagtaattttaaatattagccaattttcaaacctacaaacaaaccaactcacaaacttttcctctttattattagtatagattactgtGTACCTTCTGTGAGTTTGTTAATAAGATcctatattttaaaacgaaaccacatacttattaatgtaacaattattaaaaaacccctaatataatttttttgaacgAATACGtgtaataaacacaaaacagaCTGAATATATAGTTAGGGTCTCACTGCAAACCGGCATTAGTTACACACACACTCTCACTCACACCTTTTGTCcacaaagaggtaggcagaggcgcaactagtatACCAACTTTCAGCCGGGTATATTTCGTCTAATGTAACAGGGCCGATTCTACCACATCGGGCACTAATTTGcgattccaggctgatactgagtagaaagagtcaatatcattttacccgaTCTGactatcgaacccgagacctcagcactgca of the Manduca sexta isolate Smith_Timp_Sample1 chromosome 18, JHU_Msex_v1.0, whole genome shotgun sequence genome contains:
- the LOC119189650 gene encoding thioredoxin-dependent peroxide reductase, mitochondrial-like, which translates into the protein MSLFVKQLARRVISPALTTAKKVNFSTTSAVFAPRVQKPAPDFCATAVVNGEFNQLKLADFSGKYVVLFFYPLDFTFVCRAYHVLSQIFASKL